Proteins co-encoded in one Zootoca vivipara chromosome 3, rZooViv1.1, whole genome shotgun sequence genomic window:
- the B3GALNT2 gene encoding UDP-GalNAc:beta-1,3-N-acetylgalactosaminyltransferase 2 isoform X1: MRNWLVLLCPCVVGVVLHLWLLLLSCPASGPGKQHPAGLLAFFPHWKPKHYDVIVGVLSARHNDGLRNAIRNTWFRHLKQHPGLSQRVLVKFIIGAHGCDVPVEDREDPYSCRLLNITNPVLNQEVEAFNLPEDDTSVLLEDRVVSVHFKVLYPIVITSLGVFYDPEDVGFQRNITVKLYQAEQEEALFSARFSPASCGVQVNRLWYKPVEQFILPESFEGTIVWESLDLQGLVSRNLHKVMVNDGGGVFRITTAGEGSLPHEFTQGVEGIAGGFIYTIQEGEALLKSLQSRPERFTHHINKLEEEDALLKVESNTYDDIVFVDVIDTYRNVPAKLLNFYRWTVEAASFNVLLKTDDDCYIDLEAVFNRIKLKNLGRPNTWWGNFRLNWAVDRTGKWQELEYPSPAYPAFACGSGYVISKDIVEWLARNSERLKIYQGEDVSMGIWMAAIGPKRYQDDLWLCEKTCESGMLSSPQYSSEELVELWKVKERCGDPCKCDER; this comes from the exons GTCTACTGGCTTTCTTTCCTCATTGGAAACCGAAACATTATGATGTCATCGTAGGGGTACTGTCTGCACGACATAATGATGGGTTGCGGAATGCTATAAGGAACACTTGGTTCAGGCATTTGAAGCAGCACCCAGGACTGAGTCAACG TGTCCTTGTGAAGTTTATAATTGGTGCACATGGATGTGATGTGCCAGTAGAAGATAGAGAAGATCCTTATTCATGCAGACTTCTGAACATCACTAACCCAG TTCTGAATCAAGAAGTTGAAGCATTCAATTTGCCAGAGGATGACACTTCAGTGCTCTTGGAAGATAGAGTTGTCAGTGTGCATTTCAAAGTCCTTTACCCGATTGTCATCACCAGTCTTGGGGTGTTCTACGATCCTGAGGATGTAGGATTCCAGAGAAACATAACAGTGAAACTATACCAGGCAGAACAGGAG GAGGCGCTCTTCAGCGCTCGCTTTAGTCCAGCTAGCTGTGGAGTGCAAGTAAACAGACTCTGGTATAAACCTGTAGAACAGTTCATTCTGCCTGAG AGTTTTGAAGGCACTATTGTGTGGGAGAGCCTGGATCTGCAAGGCCTAGTTTCTAGAAATCTTCACAAAGTGATGGTGAATGATGGCGGAGGTGTCTTCAGAATCACTACG GCAGGGGAAGGGTCATTGCCACATGAATTTACACAAGGCGTGGAAGGGATTGCCGGAGGCTTTATTTACACAATTCAAG AGGGTGAGGCACTCCTAAAAAGCCTACAGAGTCGCCCTGAAAGATTCACACATCATATAAATAAACttgaagaggaagatgccttattGAAAGTAGAAAGCAACACTTATGATGATATTGTTTTTGTTGATGTAATTGATACATACAGAAATGTTCCAGCCAAATTATTGAACTTCTATCGATG GACAGTAGAAGCAGCTAGTTTCAATGTATTGCTGAAGACGGATGATGACTGCTACATAGATTTGGAGGCTGTGTTCAACAGAATAAAGCTTAAAAACTTAGGCAGACCAAATACTTGGTGGGGAAa TTTCAGATTAAATTGGGCCGTTGACCGCACTGGGAAGTGGCAAGAGCTAGAGTATCCAAGTCCTGCATACCCAGCCTTTGCTTGTGGATCTGGTTATGTAATTTCCAAAGACATTGTAGAATGGCTTGCAAGAAACTCAGAGAGATTAAAGATATATCAG GGTGAAGATGTGAGTATGGGTATTTGGATGGCAGCCATTGGGCCAAAACGCTATCAG GACGATCTCTGGTTGTGCGAGAAGACATGTGAGAGTGGTATGTTGTCCTCTCCACAGTATTCTTCGGAGGAACTTGTAGAGCTCTGGAAAGTCAAGGAACGTTGTGGAGATCCCTGCAAATGTGATGAAAGATGA
- the B3GALNT2 gene encoding UDP-GalNAc:beta-1,3-N-acetylgalactosaminyltransferase 2 isoform X2, which produces MRNWLVLLCPCVVGVVLHLWLLLLSCPASGPGKQHPAGLLAFFPHWKPKHYDVIVGVLSARHNDGLRNAIRNTWFRHLKQHPGLSQRVLVKFIIGAHGCDVPVEDREDPYSCRLLNITNPVLNQEVEAFNLPEDDTSVLLEDRVVSVHFKVLYPIVITSLGVFYDPEDVGFQRNITVKLYQAEQEEALFSARFSPASCGVQVNRLWYKPVEQFILPESFEGTIVWESLDLQGLVSRNLHKVMVNDGGGVFRITTAGEGSLPHEFTQGVEGIAGGFIYTIQEGEALLKSLQSRPERFTHHINKLEEEDALLKVESNTYDDIVFVDVIDTYRNVPAKLLNFYRWTVEAASFNVLLKTDDDCYIDLEAVFNRIKLKNLGRPNTCFRLNWAVDRTGKWQELEYPSPAYPAFACGSGYVISKDIVEWLARNSERLKIYQGEDVSMGIWMAAIGPKRYQDDLWLCEKTCESGMLSSPQYSSEELVELWKVKERCGDPCKCDER; this is translated from the exons GTCTACTGGCTTTCTTTCCTCATTGGAAACCGAAACATTATGATGTCATCGTAGGGGTACTGTCTGCACGACATAATGATGGGTTGCGGAATGCTATAAGGAACACTTGGTTCAGGCATTTGAAGCAGCACCCAGGACTGAGTCAACG TGTCCTTGTGAAGTTTATAATTGGTGCACATGGATGTGATGTGCCAGTAGAAGATAGAGAAGATCCTTATTCATGCAGACTTCTGAACATCACTAACCCAG TTCTGAATCAAGAAGTTGAAGCATTCAATTTGCCAGAGGATGACACTTCAGTGCTCTTGGAAGATAGAGTTGTCAGTGTGCATTTCAAAGTCCTTTACCCGATTGTCATCACCAGTCTTGGGGTGTTCTACGATCCTGAGGATGTAGGATTCCAGAGAAACATAACAGTGAAACTATACCAGGCAGAACAGGAG GAGGCGCTCTTCAGCGCTCGCTTTAGTCCAGCTAGCTGTGGAGTGCAAGTAAACAGACTCTGGTATAAACCTGTAGAACAGTTCATTCTGCCTGAG AGTTTTGAAGGCACTATTGTGTGGGAGAGCCTGGATCTGCAAGGCCTAGTTTCTAGAAATCTTCACAAAGTGATGGTGAATGATGGCGGAGGTGTCTTCAGAATCACTACG GCAGGGGAAGGGTCATTGCCACATGAATTTACACAAGGCGTGGAAGGGATTGCCGGAGGCTTTATTTACACAATTCAAG AGGGTGAGGCACTCCTAAAAAGCCTACAGAGTCGCCCTGAAAGATTCACACATCATATAAATAAACttgaagaggaagatgccttattGAAAGTAGAAAGCAACACTTATGATGATATTGTTTTTGTTGATGTAATTGATACATACAGAAATGTTCCAGCCAAATTATTGAACTTCTATCGATG GACAGTAGAAGCAGCTAGTTTCAATGTATTGCTGAAGACGGATGATGACTGCTACATAGATTTGGAGGCTGTGTTCAACAGAATAAAGCTTAAAAACTTAGGCAGACCAAATACTTG TTTCAGATTAAATTGGGCCGTTGACCGCACTGGGAAGTGGCAAGAGCTAGAGTATCCAAGTCCTGCATACCCAGCCTTTGCTTGTGGATCTGGTTATGTAATTTCCAAAGACATTGTAGAATGGCTTGCAAGAAACTCAGAGAGATTAAAGATATATCAG GGTGAAGATGTGAGTATGGGTATTTGGATGGCAGCCATTGGGCCAAAACGCTATCAG GACGATCTCTGGTTGTGCGAGAAGACATGTGAGAGTGGTATGTTGTCCTCTCCACAGTATTCTTCGGAGGAACTTGTAGAGCTCTGGAAAGTCAAGGAACGTTGTGGAGATCCCTGCAAATGTGATGAAAGATGA
- the B3GALNT2 gene encoding UDP-GalNAc:beta-1,3-N-acetylgalactosaminyltransferase 2 isoform X3 — MRNWLVLLCPCVVGVVLHLWLLLLSCPASGPGKQHPAGLLAFFPHWKPKHYDVIVGVLSARHNDGLRNAIRNTWFRHLKQHPGLSQRVLVKFIIGAHGCDVPVEDREDPYSCRLLNITNPVLNQEVEAFNLPEDDTSVLLEDRVVSVHFKVLYPIVITSLGVFYDPEDVGFQRNITVKLYQAEQEEALFSARFSPASCGVQVNRLWYKPVEQFILPESFEGTIVWESLDLQGLVSRNLHKVMVNDGGGVFRITTAGEGSLPHEFTQGVEGIAGGFIYTIQEGEALLKSLQSRPERFTHHINKLEEEDALLKVESNTYDDIVFVDVIDTYRNVPAKLLNFYRWTVEAASFNVLLKTDDDCYIDLEAVFNRIKLKNLGRPNTWWGKVKM, encoded by the exons GTCTACTGGCTTTCTTTCCTCATTGGAAACCGAAACATTATGATGTCATCGTAGGGGTACTGTCTGCACGACATAATGATGGGTTGCGGAATGCTATAAGGAACACTTGGTTCAGGCATTTGAAGCAGCACCCAGGACTGAGTCAACG TGTCCTTGTGAAGTTTATAATTGGTGCACATGGATGTGATGTGCCAGTAGAAGATAGAGAAGATCCTTATTCATGCAGACTTCTGAACATCACTAACCCAG TTCTGAATCAAGAAGTTGAAGCATTCAATTTGCCAGAGGATGACACTTCAGTGCTCTTGGAAGATAGAGTTGTCAGTGTGCATTTCAAAGTCCTTTACCCGATTGTCATCACCAGTCTTGGGGTGTTCTACGATCCTGAGGATGTAGGATTCCAGAGAAACATAACAGTGAAACTATACCAGGCAGAACAGGAG GAGGCGCTCTTCAGCGCTCGCTTTAGTCCAGCTAGCTGTGGAGTGCAAGTAAACAGACTCTGGTATAAACCTGTAGAACAGTTCATTCTGCCTGAG AGTTTTGAAGGCACTATTGTGTGGGAGAGCCTGGATCTGCAAGGCCTAGTTTCTAGAAATCTTCACAAAGTGATGGTGAATGATGGCGGAGGTGTCTTCAGAATCACTACG GCAGGGGAAGGGTCATTGCCACATGAATTTACACAAGGCGTGGAAGGGATTGCCGGAGGCTTTATTTACACAATTCAAG AGGGTGAGGCACTCCTAAAAAGCCTACAGAGTCGCCCTGAAAGATTCACACATCATATAAATAAACttgaagaggaagatgccttattGAAAGTAGAAAGCAACACTTATGATGATATTGTTTTTGTTGATGTAATTGATACATACAGAAATGTTCCAGCCAAATTATTGAACTTCTATCGATG GACAGTAGAAGCAGCTAGTTTCAATGTATTGCTGAAGACGGATGATGACTGCTACATAGATTTGGAGGCTGTGTTCAACAGAATAAAGCTTAAAAACTTAGGCAGACCAAATACTTGGTGGGGAAa GGTGAAGATGTGA